In Halobaculum sp. XH14, a single genomic region encodes these proteins:
- a CDS encoding competence/damage-inducible protein A: protein MQIAILTVGEELLAGETENTNASWLARELAERGATVARILVVPDDPDTIAERVRDWSATFDAVLVTGGLGGTHDDVTVEGVAGALDREVVVDPAALDAVTESARAFAEANPDVVDEYDLEIDLEAWAELPAGARVLDNPAGLAPGCSVGNVYVLPGVPDEMRATFAGVAGEFDGDVVSETVYTDAPEGSMVSTLGDLRDRFDVVVGSYPAPRGESNRVKVSGTDREVVRRATAWLRDRIAVADPDERNRRDADR, encoded by the coding sequence GTGCAGATCGCAATCCTCACCGTCGGCGAGGAACTCCTCGCCGGCGAGACCGAGAACACGAACGCCTCCTGGCTCGCCCGCGAACTCGCCGAGCGCGGCGCGACCGTGGCCCGCATCCTCGTCGTTCCCGACGATCCGGACACGATCGCCGAGCGCGTCCGGGACTGGTCGGCGACGTTCGACGCGGTCCTCGTCACGGGAGGGCTCGGCGGCACCCACGACGACGTGACGGTCGAGGGCGTCGCCGGCGCGCTCGACCGCGAGGTCGTCGTCGACCCGGCGGCACTCGACGCCGTGACCGAGTCGGCGCGCGCGTTCGCCGAGGCGAACCCCGACGTCGTCGACGAGTACGACCTCGAGATCGACCTGGAGGCGTGGGCGGAACTGCCGGCGGGGGCGCGGGTGCTCGACAATCCCGCGGGGCTGGCACCCGGCTGTTCGGTCGGGAACGTCTACGTGCTGCCCGGCGTCCCCGACGAGATGCGGGCGACGTTCGCGGGCGTCGCGGGCGAGTTCGACGGCGACGTCGTCTCCGAGACGGTGTACACCGACGCGCCGGAGGGGTCGATGGTGTCCACGCTCGGTGACCTGCGGGACCGGTTCGACGTCGTCGTGGGGAGCTACCCGGCGCCTCGCGGGGAGTCGAACCGGGTGAAAGTGAGCGGAACGGACAGGGAGGTCGTCCGGCGCGCGACCGCCTGGCTCCGGGACCGGATCGCGGTCGCCGACCCGGACGAGCGTAACCGCCGGGATGCCGATCGGTGA
- a CDS encoding DUF7289 family protein — MMGDARDSEGKRAVSNTVAVVLLMGMIVTTGALVLFVGSSVVTDYQADARVTATVDSFREVDARISQVTFGNDEIQSVEFADREGSSVSIREGSYVNITVDENPNCRVHAEMGSIVRDFDDDGEVAYEGGGVWRETGGTTSMISPPDFQYRNGTIEFPIVNVGDSGAGRIDRLVVDKDVDASREANRNISRMLSEPACRDPENVTVTVASEYYDAWGQFLGETTGSNVTYDDAEGSASLTLREFGSSVTVNDDAISASDFEAEIEVLSTGVSGGSSNIDNAPTTFFINRSGEILTPWTDGDPTDSIDPDQDDLGPPTANLPVATTISDDESTSFAVAAQYWNCHDYDDTGIDRTVDGTTYDEYGCDNAGGLVLEASLNQNRENLIALTDGQVVPGNPAGYEYQASLKDILQGKIDDDGRLQLQPNQVVYVYELTDDPADADCDDDGVPGYDADGDGTIDDPDDGEGSSCSDFNDAVVLVTLEENDGISAGNFAIHVSFNQVVISEE, encoded by the coding sequence ATGATGGGGGACGCTCGGGACTCGGAGGGGAAGCGAGCCGTCTCCAACACCGTCGCGGTCGTCCTGCTCATGGGGATGATCGTGACGACCGGCGCCCTGGTGCTGTTTGTCGGCTCCTCGGTCGTCACCGACTATCAGGCCGATGCACGCGTGACGGCGACGGTCGACTCGTTCCGGGAAGTCGACGCCCGGATCAGCCAGGTCACGTTCGGCAACGACGAGATCCAGTCCGTCGAGTTCGCGGACAGGGAGGGGAGCAGCGTCTCGATCAGGGAGGGCTCGTACGTCAACATCACCGTCGACGAGAACCCGAACTGTCGCGTTCACGCGGAGATGGGCTCGATCGTGCGGGACTTCGACGACGACGGCGAGGTGGCATACGAGGGCGGGGGCGTCTGGCGCGAGACGGGCGGGACGACCTCGATGATCTCGCCGCCGGACTTCCAGTACCGCAACGGGACGATCGAGTTCCCGATCGTCAACGTCGGCGACAGCGGGGCCGGACGGATCGACCGGTTGGTCGTCGACAAGGACGTGGACGCCTCCCGCGAGGCGAACCGGAACATCTCCCGGATGCTGTCCGAACCGGCGTGTCGTGACCCCGAGAACGTCACGGTCACCGTCGCCAGCGAGTACTACGACGCCTGGGGCCAGTTCCTCGGGGAGACCACCGGGTCGAACGTGACCTACGACGACGCCGAGGGGAGCGCCTCGCTCACGCTCAGGGAGTTCGGCAGTTCCGTCACCGTCAACGACGACGCCATCTCGGCGTCCGACTTCGAGGCCGAGATCGAGGTGCTCTCGACGGGCGTCTCGGGCGGGTCCTCGAACATCGACAACGCCCCCACGACGTTCTTCATCAATCGCAGCGGCGAGATACTCACCCCGTGGACCGACGGCGACCCGACCGACTCGATCGACCCCGACCAGGACGACCTCGGCCCGCCCACCGCGAACCTGCCGGTGGCGACGACCATCTCGGACGACGAATCGACCTCGTTCGCCGTCGCGGCACAGTACTGGAACTGTCACGACTACGACGACACCGGCATCGACCGCACGGTCGACGGGACCACCTACGACGAGTACGGCTGCGATAACGCGGGCGGGCTCGTTCTGGAGGCCTCGCTCAACCAGAACCGCGAGAACCTCATCGCGCTGACCGACGGGCAGGTCGTGCCGGGCAACCCGGCGGGATACGAGTACCAGGCGTCCCTGAAGGACATCCTCCAGGGGAAGATCGACGACGACGGCCGCCTCCAGCTTCAGCCCAACCAGGTAGTCTACGTGTACGAGCTGACCGACGACCCCGCGGACGCGGACTGTGACGACGACGGCGTCCCCGGCTACGATGCCGACGGCGACGGCACCATCGACGACCCCGACGACGGCGAGGGATCGAGCTGTAGCGACTTCAACGATGCCGTCGTGCTCGTCACGCTGGAGGAGAACGACGGCATCTCGGCGGGCAACTTCGCCATCCACGTCTCGTTCAACCAGGTCGTGATCTCCGAGGAGTGA
- a CDS encoding DUF7289 family protein, with amino-acid sequence MRSKSRPVDGSGTDRGVSEAVGFVLTFSVILLSVGTVYAAGSGALLDISGHAEVNSAQDAMEALAVTFEQIGRSDGENRANEIRLNGGEIAVAGGSTFEVDVAVADGPDPPATTVTTGSVRIGVDDSRIEYQSGAVFRGREDGAVMTHEPSVICDPDRAVVSLIAVAPAGNVTAVGFDGSVVVSSAESDSSLLFPTATGGTYQRAANATAVELAVTSSPYADEWGEYLTGNGWTKSGSTYTCTADRVFVRLLVLDVGFST; translated from the coding sequence GTGAGATCGAAGTCGCGCCCCGTCGACGGCAGCGGGACGGACCGCGGGGTGAGCGAGGCGGTCGGGTTCGTCCTGACGTTCTCGGTCATCCTGCTCTCGGTCGGGACGGTGTACGCCGCCGGCTCGGGAGCGCTGCTGGATATCTCCGGACACGCGGAGGTCAACAGCGCACAGGACGCGATGGAGGCGCTCGCCGTGACGTTCGAGCAGATCGGCCGGAGCGACGGCGAGAACCGCGCGAACGAGATCCGCCTGAACGGCGGGGAGATCGCCGTCGCCGGGGGGAGCACGTTCGAGGTCGACGTCGCGGTCGCGGACGGGCCGGACCCGCCGGCGACGACGGTCACGACCGGCTCGGTCCGGATCGGCGTCGACGACAGCCGGATCGAGTACCAGAGCGGGGCCGTGTTCCGGGGACGCGAGGACGGAGCCGTGATGACACACGAACCGTCCGTGATTTGTGACCCGGATCGTGCCGTCGTCTCGCTGATCGCGGTCGCGCCGGCGGGCAACGTGACGGCCGTCGGGTTCGACGGCTCGGTGGTCGTGAGTTCGGCGGAGTCGGACAGTTCCCTGCTGTTTCCGACCGCGACCGGCGGCACGTACCAGCGCGCGGCAAACGCCACCGCGGTCGAACTCGCGGTGACTTCCTCGCCCTACGCCGACGAGTGGGGCGAGTACCTGACGGGGAACGGGTGGACGAAGAGCGGGTCGACCTACACCTGCACCGCCGACCGCGTCTTCGTCAGGCTGCTCGTCCTCGACGTCGGCTTCTCGACGTGA
- a CDS encoding DUF7266 family protein produces MTGDATRPLGGTDRAATSALTTVLTAAITTVLISGILIAGGQLVEDQRGNSIDRQLETIGERLVEELVRAEQIAAAGSNVRVSFETNHVEQVAGSGYAVSLAADPSCPGDADGCLTLRSVEPTVEVTIPFDSDVPVGPGSASGGAVRVVFDGQLTIEGGGSS; encoded by the coding sequence ATGACCGGTGACGCCACCCGGCCGCTCGGCGGAACGGATCGAGCCGCAACGTCCGCGCTCACCACCGTGCTGACGGCGGCGATCACCACGGTGCTGATCTCGGGGATCCTCATCGCGGGCGGCCAGCTCGTCGAGGACCAGCGCGGGAACTCGATCGATCGACAGCTCGAAACGATCGGCGAGCGGCTCGTCGAGGAACTCGTCAGGGCAGAACAGATCGCCGCCGCCGGGTCGAACGTGCGCGTCTCGTTCGAGACGAACCACGTCGAGCAGGTCGCCGGCAGCGGCTACGCCGTGAGCCTCGCAGCCGACCCATCGTGTCCGGGCGACGCGGACGGCTGCCTGACGCTTCGGAGCGTCGAGCCGACCGTCGAGGTGACGATCCCCTTCGACAGCGACGTGCCGGTCGGGCCGGGAAGCGCGTCCGGCGGGGCGGTTCGGGTCGTCTTCGACGGCCAGTTGACGATCGAAGGAGGTGGGTCCTCGTGA
- a CDS encoding DUF7261 family protein: MTDGGRTSTDEPTRRSWKTGTEPGPEEDGGPRTRQDRGQLLLVGAVAVAIALLGVAVLFNATIYTESVPDRGTIAASHDAEGYIEAVRQDTARLMGVLGTDGSVGTAELRGNLTTYNRRLQEVVADGKPAYIQVSLNETDSDTDQLIVQDAPEDFRSVDGDAGWSLVDAANATNVTSFGMTVDQVDASDRFELNASSTTTDDWWELAVYRDAGGDVVVETTTDDGGASTCTVGSIPVTLNETGVVGGGCSYAFADGVSGPYTLTFDGGQHAQGTYRIAVNGSVPTGNLSPDGSDSPSLETVIVAASVDLVYETPDVSVRTTIDDVEPLAPADGPTVTTLLDDGFEGGLGAWQEIGSVDTFTQSVYSDQGAAATIAGDDGDASGLRTAASYDTSAYDEVTVEAWVKAGGGSDHPEEYDGEYFYVQYRDDGGAWEAIREFDSYSQGEEFTVSATITDPDAFHDDFALRLVRNEADHRNDEWHVDSVVVVGREVP, encoded by the coding sequence GTGACCGACGGCGGCCGCACGTCGACGGACGAACCGACGCGGAGGTCGTGGAAAACGGGGACCGAACCGGGCCCGGAGGAGGACGGCGGGCCACGAACACGGCAGGATCGTGGCCAACTCCTGCTGGTCGGCGCGGTCGCGGTCGCCATCGCCCTGCTCGGGGTAGCAGTCCTGTTCAACGCCACCATCTACACCGAGAGCGTCCCGGACCGCGGTACCATCGCCGCGAGCCACGACGCGGAGGGCTACATCGAGGCCGTCCGTCAGGACACCGCGCGGCTGATGGGCGTGCTGGGAACCGACGGCTCGGTGGGGACGGCCGAACTCCGGGGGAACCTGACGACGTACAACAGGCGGCTCCAGGAGGTCGTCGCCGACGGCAAACCGGCCTACATCCAGGTGTCCCTGAACGAAACCGACTCCGACACCGACCAACTGATCGTGCAGGACGCTCCGGAGGACTTCCGGTCGGTCGACGGCGACGCCGGCTGGTCACTCGTCGACGCCGCGAACGCGACGAACGTCACGTCGTTCGGGATGACCGTCGACCAGGTCGACGCCTCCGATCGGTTCGAGCTCAACGCCAGTTCGACGACGACCGACGACTGGTGGGAGCTGGCGGTGTATCGGGACGCCGGCGGCGACGTGGTGGTCGAGACGACGACCGACGACGGCGGCGCGTCGACCTGCACCGTCGGCTCGATACCGGTGACGCTCAACGAAACCGGCGTCGTCGGCGGCGGGTGCAGCTACGCGTTCGCGGACGGGGTCTCGGGTCCCTACACCCTGACCTTCGACGGTGGACAGCACGCGCAGGGAACCTACCGGATCGCGGTGAACGGCTCCGTTCCCACCGGGAACCTCTCCCCCGACGGGAGCGACTCGCCGTCCCTCGAGACGGTGATCGTCGCCGCCTCCGTCGATCTCGTGTACGAGACGCCCGACGTCTCGGTGCGGACGACGATCGACGACGTGGAACCGCTGGCGCCGGCCGACGGGCCGACGGTCACGACGCTCCTCGACGACGGGTTCGAGGGCGGCCTCGGCGCGTGGCAGGAGATCGGGTCAGTCGACACGTTCACCCAGTCAGTCTACAGCGACCAGGGCGCGGCAGCGACGATCGCCGGCGACGACGGCGACGCGTCCGGACTCCGGACCGCCGCCAGTTACGACACGAGCGCGTACGACGAGGTGACCGTCGAGGCGTGGGTGAAAGCCGGCGGCGGGAGCGACCACCCGGAGGAGTACGACGGCGAGTACTTCTACGTCCAGTACCGCGACGACGGCGGCGCCTGGGAGGCGATCAGGGAGTTCGACTCCTACTCGCAGGGCGAGGAGTTCACGGTGTCGGCGACGATCACCGACCCGGACGCGTTCCACGACGACTTCGCGCTCAGGCTGGTTCGCAACGAGGCGGACCACCGGAACGACGAGTGGCACGTCGACAGCGTCGTCGTCGTCGGACGGGAGGTACCATGA
- a CDS encoding DUF7288 family protein, giving the protein MSDGTDRGQVYTLEGMAAAILVVLALLLSVQSVALTPTTPGTVDADTRAQLRVQANDALAAARTNGSLTSTALYWNASSGLFADPYVGYNVSNRFGYGPNPPPDARSAPSVFGAMLNQTFTQRGFTYNLFVEYRTGSDPAETDQQVLVRRGYPTSNAVEASFVITVYDRMRLTGPEAYQLGDPASNFYAPDVDPDGPIYNVLRIRVVVW; this is encoded by the coding sequence ATGAGTGACGGGACCGACCGCGGACAGGTGTACACGCTCGAGGGGATGGCGGCGGCGATCCTGGTCGTGCTCGCGCTCCTGCTGTCGGTGCAGTCGGTCGCGCTGACGCCCACCACCCCGGGGACCGTCGACGCCGACACCCGCGCACAGCTCCGCGTCCAGGCGAACGACGCGCTCGCGGCCGCCCGGACGAACGGCTCGCTCACCTCGACGGCGCTGTACTGGAACGCCAGCAGCGGCCTGTTCGCGGACCCCTACGTCGGGTACAACGTCAGCAACCGGTTCGGCTACGGTCCGAACCCGCCGCCTGACGCCCGGTCGGCCCCGAGCGTGTTCGGCGCGATGTTGAACCAGACGTTCACCCAGCGCGGGTTCACGTACAACTTGTTCGTGGAGTACCGGACGGGCAGCGATCCGGCGGAGACGGACCAGCAGGTGCTCGTCCGGCGCGGCTACCCCACCAGCAACGCCGTGGAGGCGTCGTTCGTCATCACCGTCTACGACCGGATGCGGCTCACCGGGCCGGAGGCGTACCAGCTCGGCGACCCGGCGTCGAACTTCTACGCGCCCGACGTCGACCCCGACGGGCCGATCTACAACGTGCTCCGAATCAGGGTGGTCGTCTGGTGA
- a CDS encoding DUF7287 family protein, whose amino-acid sequence MSGDDGDVTRPPRRTVRSRSVGRGDERGQLLLDYAAGVSVFLLATAFVFAFVPTLFTPYSASMERSATIANERVTTELLHDVTVEGSRTELNETLVDDLFGGVAGPDEFTSTGDGLRDRYELPDRRRINVTLETPDEADWRTVGDPYGSHPVAASTRITVGLPACRPTPTEPSCRLVVRTW is encoded by the coding sequence ATGAGCGGCGACGACGGCGACGTGACCCGTCCGCCCCGCCGAACCGTGCGATCCCGCTCCGTAGGGCGGGGAGACGAGCGGGGGCAACTGCTCCTCGATTACGCGGCCGGCGTGAGCGTCTTCCTGCTCGCCACGGCGTTCGTCTTCGCGTTCGTCCCGACGCTGTTCACGCCGTACTCGGCCTCGATGGAGCGTTCGGCGACCATCGCCAACGAGCGCGTGACGACGGAACTTCTCCACGACGTGACCGTCGAGGGCTCCCGGACGGAACTGAACGAGACGCTCGTCGACGACCTGTTCGGGGGCGTCGCCGGGCCGGACGAGTTCACTTCGACCGGCGACGGCCTCCGCGATCGGTACGAACTGCCCGACAGGAGACGGATCAACGTCACGCTCGAGACGCCCGACGAGGCGGACTGGCGGACCGTCGGCGACCCCTACGGCTCCCACCCGGTCGCCGCCTCGACGCGGATCACGGTCGGGCTCCCGGCCTGCCGGCCGACGCCGACCGAACCGAGCTGCAGGCTCGTCGTGAGGACGTGGTGA
- a CDS encoding type II secretion system F family protein → MSLDTGDGFGDARGFADAFYPLFRRLFDEHGDFVAGIEEKLTEARMNRPVELYVSRALGVGVLVGLALWIVGMLLGWVLFAFGVLSAESVGLGIPVSSAENAALLDSLKMPLGVLLSGLFFGTLGFVSGFGTLLAIPYQRASAREREIEMLLSDSVSFMYALSVGGLNQLEILESMAQAEDTYGEVAKEFQSIVQETEYFGTDYRNAVREQAAETPSDELSQFLTDMLSIINSGGDMERFLKDKKEKHLRTAKQQQQLTLETLELFGEMYMTLSLFPLLLIIILVIMSMLGQSQDRLLYATVYLLTPLIGVGFLVLVSTVKQDEVGDGYLDPDGVDEQFAQSQRGGLVHLGLVESFVGSYGLFDRIKSREGNFRTKRLLSAPHVFFRDNPPYTLALTVPAALVLVGIGVASGRAPLSYDRLIDNPIWGTFLLVYLPMYVVCLPLAVFNFWNVRRRAGITGKLSESLRKLSSANDTGQTLLESMETVAETSSGRLADEFEVMYAKVNYGTSVREALVEFNNEYHIPRLARTIKLISEAQEASSQITDVLTTAAQASENQDDIDRERKSRARMQVAIILMTYVTLLGVMAILQTQFIDVMAGLTDQASGNGGGAQAGGLSFGGNIDPDMLSLLFFHAVTLQAIISGFISGYIRDAKIVSGVKFVVVLMTLALAVWVVVA, encoded by the coding sequence ATGAGCCTGGACACCGGCGACGGCTTCGGCGACGCGCGGGGGTTCGCGGACGCGTTCTACCCGCTGTTCAGGCGGCTGTTCGACGAGCACGGCGACTTCGTCGCCGGCATCGAGGAGAAGCTGACCGAAGCCCGGATGAACCGGCCGGTCGAACTGTACGTCTCCCGCGCGCTCGGTGTCGGCGTCCTCGTCGGTCTGGCGCTGTGGATCGTGGGCATGCTGCTGGGCTGGGTGCTGTTCGCGTTCGGGGTCCTCTCGGCCGAAAGCGTCGGGCTCGGAATCCCCGTCTCCTCGGCCGAAAACGCCGCGTTGCTCGACAGCCTCAAGATGCCCCTAGGGGTGCTGTTGAGCGGCCTGTTCTTCGGGACGCTGGGCTTCGTGAGCGGGTTCGGGACGCTGCTGGCGATCCCGTACCAGCGGGCGAGCGCCCGGGAGCGGGAGATCGAGATGCTGCTCTCGGACTCGGTGTCGTTCATGTACGCGCTCTCGGTCGGCGGGCTCAACCAGCTCGAGATCCTCGAGTCGATGGCCCAGGCCGAGGACACCTACGGCGAGGTCGCAAAGGAGTTCCAGAGCATCGTCCAGGAGACGGAGTACTTCGGGACCGACTACCGGAACGCGGTCCGCGAGCAGGCCGCAGAAACCCCGAGCGACGAACTCTCACAGTTCCTGACGGACATGCTCTCGATCATCAACTCGGGGGGCGACATGGAGCGGTTCCTGAAGGACAAGAAGGAGAAACACCTCCGAACCGCGAAACAGCAGCAGCAACTGACCCTGGAGACGCTGGAACTGTTCGGCGAGATGTACATGACGCTCTCGCTGTTCCCGCTACTGCTCATCATCATTCTCGTCATCATGTCGATGCTGGGCCAGAGCCAGGACCGCCTGCTGTACGCGACGGTGTATCTCCTCACGCCGCTGATCGGCGTGGGCTTTCTCGTGCTGGTCTCGACGGTCAAACAGGACGAGGTCGGCGACGGCTACCTCGACCCGGACGGCGTCGACGAGCAGTTCGCCCAGAGCCAGCGCGGCGGGCTGGTCCACCTCGGGCTCGTCGAGTCGTTCGTCGGCTCGTACGGACTGTTCGACCGCATCAAGAGCCGCGAGGGCAACTTCCGGACGAAACGGCTGTTGTCCGCCCCGCACGTCTTCTTCCGGGACAACCCGCCGTACACGCTCGCGCTGACCGTGCCTGCCGCGCTCGTGCTGGTCGGAATCGGCGTCGCGTCCGGTCGGGCACCCCTGTCGTACGACCGCCTGATCGACAACCCGATCTGGGGAACGTTCCTGCTCGTCTACCTGCCGATGTACGTCGTCTGTCTTCCCCTCGCCGTGTTCAACTTCTGGAACGTCCGGCGGCGCGCCGGCATCACGGGGAAGCTCTCCGAGAGCCTCCGGAAGCTCTCCTCGGCGAACGACACCGGCCAGACGCTGCTGGAGTCGATGGAGACGGTCGCCGAGACGTCCTCGGGACGGCTCGCCGACGAGTTCGAGGTGATGTACGCGAAGGTGAACTACGGCACGAGCGTCAGGGAGGCGCTCGTCGAGTTCAACAACGAGTACCACATCCCCCGGCTGGCGCGGACGATCAAGCTCATCTCGGAGGCACAGGAGGCGTCGAGCCAGATCACCGACGTGCTGACGACGGCCGCGCAGGCGTCCGAGAACCAGGACGACATCGACCGGGAGCGGAAGTCGAGGGCGCGGATGCAGGTCGCCATCATCCTGATGACGTACGTCACCCTGCTCGGCGTGATGGCCATCCTCCAGACGCAGTTCATCGACGTCATGGCGGGGCTCACCGACCAGGCCAGCGGGAACGGTGGCGGGGCGCAGGCCGGCGGGCTCAGCTTCGGGGGCAACATCGACCCCGACATGCTCTCGCTGCTGTTCTTCCACGCGGTCACCCTTCAGGCCATCATCTCCGGGTTCATCAGCGGCTACATCCGGGACGCGAAGATCGTCTCGGGCGTGAAGTTCGTCGTCGTCCTGATGACGCTCGCGCTCGCCGTCTGGGTGGTGGTCGCATGA